CGGCAGCGTGCCCCCGTGGAACTTCGGCCTGCGGGAGTTTGGCAGCCGCCGGTGTCCGACCGCCGGGCGCCGGGGATGGCGATGGGGTGTGACCCCCGCGGATTCATCCGACTCGGGCTGGTGTTCTCAGGTGTGCGCCGGCGTCCCTCCCCTGTGGATGGGCTCAATGTCCCCATAACGTCACAGTGACGAAACGTACACGACTAACGTGGTGATCAATTCTCCACTGGCATAGTGAGTTTCGACGGACCGCCGCCGGTCGATTCGATGCTGCCGTCGGGTGTGTCGTCGCGCGAGAGGCGATGACCCTGATCGGCCGGTCGCCCACGGCCTGTCAGCGGCTCACTGAAGATTCCCGTCGAGGTACTCCGCGTAGGCCGGCAGATCGAGCTGGCCGTGCCCGGACAGTCCGATGACCACGACCTGCTCCCGCGGATCGTCGGCGACGTGCCTGGCCGCAGCCGCGATGGCGTGCGTCGCCTCCGGGGCGGGCACGATGCCCTGGGACCGTGCGAACTGCACACCCGCGGCAAAGGCGTCGCGCTGCGAGATCGCCACCCCCTCAACCAGACCGAGCTCAACGGTGTGGCTGAGCGCCGGCGCCATCCCGTGGTAGCGCAGCCCGCCGGCGTGGATCGGGTCGGGCACGAACTCCATGCCGAGGGTGTGCATCTTGAGCAGCGGGGTCAGCCCCGCCACGTCGCCGTGATCGTAGCGGTATTCGCCCTCGGTGATCGACGGGCACGCGGACGGCTCGGCGGCCACGATCCGTGGGTTCGACCGCCCGTGGATCTTCTCCCGCAGGAACGGGAAGGACAGCCCGGCAAGATTGGAACCTCCTCCGGCGCAACCGAAGACAACATCGGCGCCGTCGGATTCGACAAGCGCCAGCTGCGCGACGGCCTCCTGGCCGATGACGGTCTGGTGCAGCACCACGTGGTTCAGCACGCTGCCCAGCGCATACCGGGTGTCCGGTTCGGACGCGGCAACCTCGACCGCCTCGCTGACTGCCATACCGAGGCTGCCGGTGGTGTTCGGATCCTTGGCGAGGATCGCGCGCCCGGCCTGCGTGAGCGTCGACGGGCTCGAATGCACCGTGCCGCCGTAGGTCCGGATGAGGTGACCGCGATACGGCTTGGACTCGTACGAGGCGCGGACCTGCCACACCTCGACGTCCAGGCCGAACTGTGCGCCGGCGAACGACAGCGCACTGCCCCACTGCCCGGCGCCGGTCTCGGTGGTCAGCTTCCGCACGCCGTCGATGTGGTTGTAGTAGGCCTGCGCGACCGCGGAGTTGGTCTTGTGGCTGCCCACCGGGCTGACACCTTCGTACTTGACGTAGATGCGCGCTCCGGTGTTCAGGGCCTGTTCGAAGCGTCGGGCGCGGATCAACGGGGACGGGCGCCACATCGCGTAGATGTCCCGCACCGTCTCCGGGATCTCGATGTAGGTCTCGGTGGACGCCTCCTGCGCGATCAGCCCGCTGGCGAACAGCGGCGCGAGGTCATCTGGCCCGACCGGTTCCCTGGTGCCGGGATGCAGGTGCGGCGGGATCGGCTGGTCAAGCTCGGCCGCCAGGTTGTACCAGTGCGTCGGAACCTCGACGGTGACCAGGTCTGGATGGGTGGCGCCGAGCTGTTGAGTCATGCCGGACACTGTAGTGGTCGTGTTTCGTGGGGCCAGCTGCGCTGGTCAGGACCGCTGGCGCCGACCCGCCTCCGGGCGCGATCCCGGCTTCTGTGCTGGAGTCGGGTGATGCGGCCGTGTCATCAGCCCGCGCGGGCACGCGATCGCAGCCTCCGTGGTGATGTGGGATTCCGCCGCGTCGTGCCTCGCGTGTGCCCGAGCCTGAACAGGTAGGCCAGGGTGAACGCCGCCCCGTTCGCGAGGACCACCATGGGCCCGGACGCGGTGTCGAGGTGGTAGCTGGCATAGAGGCCGATCAACGCGCACGCGGCCGCCAGCGTAGGTGCGATCAGCAGCATCCGACCGAAGCGGTTGGTCAGCAGGTGGGCGGTGGCACCGGGAGTGATGAGCAGGGCGACGACGAGGACGACGCCGACGGCTTGCAGTGCTACGACGGCGGTCAATGCGAGCAGGCCGAGCAGAGCAGCGCCGAGGAGTCTCGGGTTGAGTCCGAGGGCGTGCGCGTGGTTGGGATCGAAGGCGTAGAGCGTGAAGTCGCGACGTTTGTAGACCAGGACTGCCAAGGTGACGATCCCGAGGACGGCGACTTGGGTCAGGTCCGAGCGAGAGACGCCGAGGACGCTGCCGAAGATGATGTGGTGCAGGTCGACATGGCTGGGCGTGACCGAGATCAGGACCAGACCGAGCGCGAACAGCGTAGTGAAGACGACGCCGATCGCGGCGTCCTCCTTGGTCGGTCCGGTGTCGCGGACGACGCCGACGAGCGCGACGGCGGCGAACCCGAACAGGATGGCGCCCAGGGCGAATGGGGCTCCGGCTATGTGGGCGAGTACGACGCCGGGCAGCACGGCGTGCGAGACCGCGTCGCCCATCAGCGACCAGCCGATGAGCACCAGCCAGCAGGACAGGGTGGCGCACACCACTGACGCGATGACGGTGATGGCGATCGCGCGGACCATGAACTCCAGCCGCAGCGGTTCGACGAGGAACTCGACGAGGTTCACCGCGGTCCTGGAGTGTCGTCGAGAATGTCGAGGCCGAAGGCGCGGGCCAGATTACGCGGTTGCAGCACGGTCTCGGGGCTGTCGTGCAGCAGCACCGTGCGCATCAGCAGAATCGCCTCGTCGGCGAGTTCGGGCAGCGCGCGCAGGTCGTGAGTGGAGACGAGGATCGTCGTGCCGCCGCCCGCCAGATCACGCAGCAGGCCGCTGATCGTGGCCTCGCTGCGCTTGTCGACGCCGGCGAAGGGTTCGTCGAGCAGCAGCAGGTCGGCACCCTGGGCGATGCACCGCGCCAGGAACGCGCGCTTGCGCTGCCCGCCGGAGAGCTGCCCGATCTGGCGGTGCTGCTGATCGACGAGTTCGACGCGCTCCAGCGCGTTGTCGACCGCTCGGTGGTCGCAGCGGCGGGCCCGCCGGGCAGGCCCCATATGGCCGTAACGGCCGGTGAGGACCACGTCGCGGACCGACAGCGGGAATCCCCAGTCGATGGCTTCGCTCTGCGGCATGTAGCCGACGCGCCCGGCTCGGCGCGCGTGCGCGGGATCCGCCCCGTGAATGCGCACCGTGCCACAGTGGGTGCGCAACAATCCCATCACCGCCTTGAACAGGGTGGATTTCCCCGACCCGTTCATTCCGACCAGTCCGCAGACCCGGCCGGGGTGCAGTGCCAACGAAACATCCTGCAGGGCGAGCACGGGTCCGTACTGCACGGTGACCGAATCGACCTGCAGCGCCGGGACAGTCGTCACGATGTGTGGTCGGCGGTCAGCGCCGCCGCGATGGTTCCGGCGTCGTGGCGGATCAGGTCGAGGTAAGTCGGCACCGGTCCGTCAGCCTCGGAGAGCGAGTCGACGAACAGCACCCCGCCAAAGCGGGCTCCGGTGGCTTCGGCGACGCGCTGCATCGGTGCATCAGAGACCGTGGACTCACAGAACACGGCGGGTACGTCATGGGCTTTGACGAATTCGATGGTCGAGGCGATCTGCTGTGGCGTGGCCTGTTGCTCGGCGTTGACGGGCCAGATGTACTTCTCGGTCAACCCGGCATCACGCGCCAGATAGGAGAACGCCCCCTCACAGGTCACCAGGGCACGCTGCGAGGCCGGCAGGTCTTCCAATGCGGCGACGAGCTCGTCGTGGACCTGCCGGATCTGGGCGCGGTAGGCCGTGGCGTTGTCGCGATAGTCCTGGGCATGCTCGGGGTCGAGTTCGGCGAAGGCCTCCGCCATGTTGTCGGCGTAGATCTGGACGTTCAGCGGTGACATCCAGGCGTGTGGGTTCGGCAGACCGGCGTAGGCGTCTCCGGTGATGTCCAAGGGTTGCACCCCGTCACTGACCACCACATGGGGTACATCGAGGCCCTCCACGAACCGACCGAACCAGGCCTCGAGGTTCAGGCCGTTGTCGAGGATCAGATCAGCGCCGGCGGCCTTCCTGATGTCTCCGGGTGTCGGTTCGTAGCCATGAATCTCCGCCCCCGGCTTGGTGATCGACTCCACCCTCAGGTGCTCCCCCGCGACGTGGGAGGCGATGTCGGCCAACACGGTGAACGTCGTCAACACCGTCGGTCGCTCTGCGTCGCCCGCGCCGCTGCCAGAGGAACAGGCCGTCAACGTCGCCGCGACACCGATGATGGCCATGGCCGTGGCCTTCCCGGTCCTGCACCGCCAACCGCCCAATCTCACCTGTCGCCTCCGAAGGGTCGTCACTTCGTCCAATGGTTTCGGATGACCGAAACTACAGTATCGGACACTCGAATCAATTCCGGGTAGGTTCCAACTTCGGCCGACCTGCTCCTCCCCTGTCCATCGCCGTCCTGTTCACACCTGCCAGCGCTACACAGCCCCCCACACCCCTGGAGGTCCGATGACTGGCAGCGTCGACACCCGCACGCAGATCATGAACGCGTTCAGCGATCAGCTCGCCGCGAGCGGCTACACCGGCATCTCGCTGATCGAGATTGCGCCGAGCAGGGCAGCGACAGGACGGGTAGTCGGCTACTCATGTGCTCCCGCACCTACGGGCGCACAGTGGGAACACGGGCACACCGCCGTGGTGGGAGGCATCCCGGTGCGGATCAGGTGCAGCGTCGAAACGAGTACGCATCGCGCTTCGACAGCACTGAGACAGCCGCGCACCACGGCGGTGGGCTCTACGCTGGCGGCTCGGTCAGCGCAACTGGCGGGTTGAGGGTGGCGATGGCCGAACAGCTCACTGCCAACGGAGCTCGTGCACAGGAAATCTCCGAAAGCACCGGCCCCCGTGCGCGAACGCGTCAAGCACGTCCAGCATCGAAATTCGGGACCCGCCGCGCACTGCGGATCATCGCGCAGGACCCCAGCGTGCGGGGGCCGGACGGCAAGGTCGTCACCGCGCAGGTCAGCCTGCCCTGGGAGGACCTGATCGACGGCCCGATGGGATGCGCGGTCTACGTGATCGACTACGACGCTTCCGCCCGCGCCATGTACCGGCCCGCACAGCCTCCCGAGGACCTCACCACCGCGCCCACGTTCAGCGCCGACCTGCTCGACGACCCGAACTTCCACGCCGTCAATGCGTACGCCATCGTGATGCGCACGCTGTTGCGTTTCGAGTCCGCACTCGGCAGGCGCATTCCCTGGGGCATCCACGGTCATCAGATCAAGGTGGTGCCGCACGCCTTCGAAGTGGCCAACGCCTACTATTCGCCGGATCTCGAGGCGATCGTGCTCGGCTACGTGCGTGGCGAGGATCCGGTGTACCTGTGTCTGTCACACGACGTGGTGGCCCACGAAACCGCTCACGCACTTCTCGACGGGCTTCGCGACAAGTTCATGGCGCCCTCTTCGGCTGACCAGGCCGCTCTGCATGAGGCGTTCGCCGATATTGTCGCTCTGCTCTCGGTCTACTCCCTGCCCGAACTCGTCTGCCACCTCCTGACGCCCATCGTCGACTCGTCCTCGCCACCGTCGACGGCGCCCGAAGTGCCCGAAGGTTTCGTCGCCCGATCAGCACTGTCCTGGGACAATCTCGCTGGCAGTGCGCTGTTCGGCCTGGCCGAACAGATGCGGGCCAACGCCGGCGATGCGCGGGTCAACGCACTTCGTCGCTCGATTGCCATCCCTCCGTCCAAACGGATCCTGGCAGACCCGGAATTCGAAGAGGAGCACAGGCGCGGCGAGGTGTTCGTTGCCGGCGCGATGCGCGGCTTCCTCGCGGCCTGGGTCGCCCGAATCGAGCGGATGGCCGTGGGCGATCACGGTTTGGTGAGCATAGCGATGGCAGCCGAGCAGGGCGCCGACATCGCCGCGACCCTCCTGTCGATGGTGATCCGGGCCATCGACTACACGCCACCGATCCACATCAGCTTCGGGGATCTGCTGTCGGCCCTTCTCACCGCCGACGCCGAGGTGCGCACCGACGACAGCCGATACGAACTGCGGCGTCATCTGCGCACCGCGATGGCCGACTACGGGATCACCCCGGCTTCCACGACACGTACTGGGCTGTGGCGGCCACCGGCGAAGAAGTTGCAGCGCTCCGGGGTACACCTGGGTGCGCTGCAGACCGATCCCACTGAGATGTTCCGCCACATCTGGAACAACCGCGACGTGCTGAACCTCAACCCCGAGGCCTACACCCGGGTCGCCAGCGTGCGGCCCTGCCTGCGCATCTCCCCCGATGACGGCGCCCAGATCCACGAGACGGTCGTCGAATGCACCCAGTACCTGCGGCTCACGGGTGAGGAACTGCAGACCTACCACCTTCGGCCGCCGCCGGGGATGGGAGCAGACCAGACTGTGGCACTTGAGGGCGGCTCCACGTTGATTCTCGATGAGTACGGGGACCTGAAGTTCGAGGTGTCCAACCGAGTGCTGAGCCGCGACGCCCACGAGCGCGATATCGAGAAGTGGCAGCATCGCCTGGACTACATGTGGGAACGCGGTTACCTCGACGGCGCCAACCGCTCCTCGCAGCTGGCCTCCTTCCACTTGGAACGCACTCTGTTCGCAAGCGCAGAGTCCGCCGATGAGGCACGCCGCCAGCTGCGCTCGTCCGAGGAGGCGTGGACATGACCGAGGTCGCCTCGGCCCGGTTGCGGGCCTACAACGTCGGATTCGGTGACTGCCTCCTGCTGACTTTGACCTACACCGACAATGATCGCCGCAGCATTCTGATCGACTTCGGCAGCACCCAGATGCCGCGCAGCGCCCCTCCGAGCCGGATGGCCGATGTCGCCGCCGACATCAGGACCCAGACCGATGGACACCTGGACATGGTGGTGGCCACCCACCGGCACGCCGACCACATCAGCGGGTTCGGCTCCGGACCGTCCGGCGACATCATCGAGGCACTGCGCCCCGGGGTCGTCGTGCAGCCCTGGACGGAGGCCCCGGATCTGGCGACCAACGCCACCGCTCCGCGGGGCACCCGGACACGCGACGCCATGCTGGCCGCCACGATGAACGAGATGCACTCCTTCGCGGCGGGCGCGCGCGCCGAAGGGCGTCGGCTCAAGCAGGGCAACGATTTTCCCGCGGTGGTGGCCGACAAGCTGGCGTTCCTCGGTGAGACCAACCTGAAGAACAAGGCGGCCGTCACCCGGCTGATGAAGATGGGTGCACGCGACGCGATCTACACGAAGTTCGGTGACGACCTCACCGACCCGACGCTGATCCCCGGCGTCAAGATCAGCGTCCTCGGGCCACCCACCCTGGCGCAGGCGCCATCGATCGCCCGTCAGGCCCGCACCGATGCCGATGAATTCTGGCATCTGGCCGGCGCCTGGGGTATGGCCGCGGCAACCGGTGACGCCTCCGGACTGGACCTGAACGCCGTTGTGGCGCCGCTCTTCCCGGATGCGGTCGTGGACCTGCCGAAAGAAGCCGAATGGCTGGTGCCCCGGATCAACCGTGCCTACGTCAGCGGCATGATGTCGCTGCTGCGGGTGATGGACGGAGTGCTCAACAACACCAGCGTCATCCTGCTGATACAGATCGCGGGCACCCGGCTTCTGTTCCCCGGTGACGCTCAGATCGAAAACTGGTCCTACGCACTGTTCGACGCCCCCAACAGCGAGGCCATTCGCGCCGAACTGGCCGACACCCACCTCTACAAGGTCGGCCACCACGGCAGCCTGAACGCCACTCCCAAGACACTGTGGAATCACTTCGAGCACCGCAGCACCAACGGGCGAGATCCCCGGCGATTGATCTCCGTGGTCTCGACGCTGGCCGGCAAACACGGCACCCCACAGAGTCGCACCGAGGTGCCGCGAAAGACGCTGCTGGCCGAACTCGAGGCGAAATCCGAGTTCCACTCCACCCAGGACCACAGTGCGGCGAAGCGACCGTGGGTGGATGTCGACGTTCCCATCTACTGACCCCGTCGCAGTCGGGCGGTGGGACCGCGTGAACGCGCGGAATCCGGCTACCAACTCCCGTCGGTGACGGGGGTGGGGCCGGCACCACTGATCGTGACCACGGTCTTCGGATCGACGGGCACGAACGGATCCTCCTCAACCCCAAGCTTTTCGCCGACACTGGTGACCTTCGCCAGAATCTTCGACGGTGCGAGGTCCTTGGCGTCCGCGTCGTAGTAGTCGAACCACGGCAGACCGGCGCGCACGTATTCGTCTCGGTCCACGGGCGGCCCGGCAGGCTCGCGTGCGGCGTGCCATGCCGCGAGCGCCTCCTCGGTCAGACCGACGGCACGCAGCTGCACTCCACCATGGGTCTCCTCCCCCGTCACCTGACCTTCGACTGTGGCGCCGGACCCGAGCGGCACGGCGACGAACTGGCGGATGAAGCCGTCCCCGGAATTGATTCCGTCCAGCCACGGCTGCTCGGGCAGTGCGACGTAGTTCTGCGGATCACCGATCAGATGGTCGATCCACGGCAGGCCGCTGACCGCGCACACCTTGCCGACGCCGATCTGCAGGGCGGCGGGTTCGGGAGCGTCGAACGACAGCCACATCGCCTCGCGCT
The DNA window shown above is from Mycolicibacterium confluentis and carries:
- a CDS encoding metal ABC transporter permease, producing the protein MNLVEFLVEPLRLEFMVRAIAITVIASVVCATLSCWLVLIGWSLMGDAVSHAVLPGVVLAHIAGAPFALGAILFGFAAVALVGVVRDTGPTKEDAAIGVVFTTLFALGLVLISVTPSHVDLHHIIFGSVLGVSRSDLTQVAVLGIVTLAVLVYKRRDFTLYAFDPNHAHALGLNPRLLGAALLGLLALTAVVALQAVGVVLVVALLITPGATAHLLTNRFGRMLLIAPTLAAACALIGLYASYHLDTASGPMVVLANGAAFTLAYLFRLGHTRGTTRRNPTSPRRLRSRARAG
- a CDS encoding gluzincin family metallopeptidase — its product is MRGPDGKVVTAQVSLPWEDLIDGPMGCAVYVIDYDASARAMYRPAQPPEDLTTAPTFSADLLDDPNFHAVNAYAIVMRTLLRFESALGRRIPWGIHGHQIKVVPHAFEVANAYYSPDLEAIVLGYVRGEDPVYLCLSHDVVAHETAHALLDGLRDKFMAPSSADQAALHEAFADIVALLSVYSLPELVCHLLTPIVDSSSPPSTAPEVPEGFVARSALSWDNLAGSALFGLAEQMRANAGDARVNALRRSIAIPPSKRILADPEFEEEHRRGEVFVAGAMRGFLAAWVARIERMAVGDHGLVSIAMAAEQGADIAATLLSMVIRAIDYTPPIHISFGDLLSALLTADAEVRTDDSRYELRRHLRTAMADYGITPASTTRTGLWRPPAKKLQRSGVHLGALQTDPTEMFRHIWNNRDVLNLNPEAYTRVASVRPCLRISPDDGAQIHETVVECTQYLRLTGEELQTYHLRPPPGMGADQTVALEGGSTLILDEYGDLKFEVSNRVLSRDAHERDIEKWQHRLDYMWERGYLDGANRSSQLASFHLERTLFASAESADEARRQLRSSEEAWT
- a CDS encoding TrpB-like pyridoxal phosphate-dependent enzyme produces the protein MTQQLGATHPDLVTVEVPTHWYNLAAELDQPIPPHLHPGTREPVGPDDLAPLFASGLIAQEASTETYIEIPETVRDIYAMWRPSPLIRARRFEQALNTGARIYVKYEGVSPVGSHKTNSAVAQAYYNHIDGVRKLTTETGAGQWGSALSFAGAQFGLDVEVWQVRASYESKPYRGHLIRTYGGTVHSSPSTLTQAGRAILAKDPNTTGSLGMAVSEAVEVAASEPDTRYALGSVLNHVVLHQTVIGQEAVAQLALVESDGADVVFGCAGGGSNLAGLSFPFLREKIHGRSNPRIVAAEPSACPSITEGEYRYDHGDVAGLTPLLKMHTLGMEFVPDPIHAGGLRYHGMAPALSHTVELGLVEGVAISQRDAFAAGVQFARSQGIVPAPEATHAIAAAARHVADDPREQVVVIGLSGHGQLDLPAYAEYLDGNLQ
- a CDS encoding metal ABC transporter ATP-binding protein yields the protein MTTVPALQVDSVTVQYGPVLALQDVSLALHPGRVCGLVGMNGSGKSTLFKAVMGLLRTHCGTVRIHGADPAHARRAGRVGYMPQSEAIDWGFPLSVRDVVLTGRYGHMGPARRARRCDHRAVDNALERVELVDQQHRQIGQLSGGQRKRAFLARCIAQGADLLLLDEPFAGVDKRSEATISGLLRDLAGGGTTILVSTHDLRALPELADEAILLMRTVLLHDSPETVLQPRNLARAFGLDILDDTPGPR
- a CDS encoding ComEC/Rec2 family competence protein — encoded protein: MTEVASARLRAYNVGFGDCLLLTLTYTDNDRRSILIDFGSTQMPRSAPPSRMADVAADIRTQTDGHLDMVVATHRHADHISGFGSGPSGDIIEALRPGVVVQPWTEAPDLATNATAPRGTRTRDAMLAATMNEMHSFAAGARAEGRRLKQGNDFPAVVADKLAFLGETNLKNKAAVTRLMKMGARDAIYTKFGDDLTDPTLIPGVKISVLGPPTLAQAPSIARQARTDADEFWHLAGAWGMAAATGDASGLDLNAVVAPLFPDAVVDLPKEAEWLVPRINRAYVSGMMSLLRVMDGVLNNTSVILLIQIAGTRLLFPGDAQIENWSYALFDAPNSEAIRAELADTHLYKVGHHGSLNATPKTLWNHFEHRSTNGRDPRRLISVVSTLAGKHGTPQSRTEVPRKTLLAELEAKSEFHSTQDHSAAKRPWVDVDVPIY
- a CDS encoding metal ABC transporter substrate-binding protein, which produces MAIIGVAATLTACSSGSGAGDAERPTVLTTFTVLADIASHVAGEHLRVESITKPGAEIHGYEPTPGDIRKAAGADLILDNGLNLEAWFGRFVEGLDVPHVVVSDGVQPLDITGDAYAGLPNPHAWMSPLNVQIYADNMAEAFAELDPEHAQDYRDNATAYRAQIRQVHDELVAALEDLPASQRALVTCEGAFSYLARDAGLTEKYIWPVNAEQQATPQQIASTIEFVKAHDVPAVFCESTVSDAPMQRVAEATGARFGGVLFVDSLSEADGPVPTYLDLIRHDAGTIAAALTADHTS